The Jaculus jaculus isolate mJacJac1 chromosome 1, mJacJac1.mat.Y.cur, whole genome shotgun sequence nucleotide sequence taattttttgatccaccctgttagcttgtgtctcttgatgggtgaattaaggccattaatgtttagggtgatgactgtgagatttgacttgatccctgtcatgttgtggtggtagaggtgtgttggcatttccatggaatttaatttttttttttctctctactctaggtttggttgctgtgatctgcttcttgtaggcatttgtgtttggttatttgtttcttctctgtggagaatttcctggagtactttctgtaggtttgattttgtgttcatataattgtaaagctgagttttgtcatggaaagttttcctttcaccatctcttATAAGGGAGAcatttgccgggtagagtagttagggttggaaaccatagtttcttagagtttggacagtttcattccaggcccttctagctttcagggtttccattgagaagtctgaagtaattctgatggggtttcctttgaaagtggtgtgatgtttttccctagctgcttttatgattttctctttggtgtcaatgtttagagtcttaatgataatatgtcttggggagtttctcctttggtctagtctgttaggagttctgtttgcttcttgaatcttgataggcctttcttttaagagacgggataagttttcttcaattattgtgttaaataagttctccatgcctttggtctgaaattcttctccttctggtattccaatgattctgatatgaggacgtttaagtgtatcccacaattctctcatgttctgttcacaggaagttttgaacttactgaaattgttggactctcgaactgtttcttccatcctgtcttccagatcagaatttctatcttccactttgctgactctattcttgagagcctctagtgagttttggacttgttcaattaagtttgcattttctactacttttctatgtatcactttcatcgctttgtccagctccctttttgtctcattttctgattttcttgatgattcttggaaatcatccttgcatttctttatgttttcatttagtgttgccagctgatttttaaggtcctctttttattcactctccctcaactctcttagctctctttgaattccttccagtgtcttatcatatttctctagcttagtgatggtagcatccatacgattatctatcctttgtacctttcctgtcagttctagcagtagtttggtcagggttgcactgttcattgcttccacttgatgttctgatcctaaacactcttctatgttttggttagttgtgatccttgttggactgggtgatctgtctgtattttcttgcattttatttttcacgttatttcttttacgctgtggtctacccatgtcagtgtatgggcaggtaggtgggtggagcagcctgggatctagcttaatgtgaatccatggcagcctggggcagttgcaagcagcctgggtttttgctcactcttgccaaagccacctatctatagcctgacaggggccccaaagttgcctgaattctcacccagcaatgtacctaagctgcctgcctgtgagcttgaaaggggactgaggtagcaagccctgaagctgcccaaactctggctgggtacacggGTTTGTAAACAGTCTgtgttctcctgcctcaggggagtgggggatgggtggtgatgtacaggtaggtggtggcacctgcgctggcgctagtgactcagtgtggacttgtgtggctcttgctgtgggagtgggcccgctgcacgtggaatagtagtgcagaggcagatgaagTGGGTACAGGATCAGgatacagcagaggctgacctgcggcaagtgatgtgagcacagcagcaggggatctggcagccacatATTTACATcaggggtggcccccacgggCCTGTGAACTGagcaccacatggctggtctacttgcaggattagagaacaagggcgaggtaggaggtctcagcttcagtgcagcaggctggcaagTGTGGTTGGTGGGTGTCTGATCAGAGCCGAGCCACGTGGGGCGTGCGGAGGGTGCGCGGGCACGGGGGGCGGATGGGGGTCGTGGGGTGCAACAGGGTGTATGGAGTGAGTGGGGCATgcggtggggggcgggggcaTGCCGGGGCACCAGGTGATCAGAGCAGGGTGTGCAGGATGCGGCGGGGTGCAGGGGGCACGGGGGTGGTGCGCCCGGGTGGGGCGGGTGGCGTGTGGTGCTCCGGTCAGTCGGGGGGGGTGACAGGCGTGTGGTGGACACAGGGGGCCGCGAGCGCAGTGGGGGTGAGCAGGGCACCCAGGGGGGCACAGGGGAGCATGAGGGAGGCGTGGGACGCATGGGACGCTGCGGTTCGTGGGGGGCTAGGGGCATGGGGTGCGCTGGTGGCGTGGGGGTTGCGGGTTACGCTGGGGTGTGGGATGCCACGGGACACCGCGTGGCACACTGGGACGCAGGATGCTGTGGGCGCCCTGGGGGTGCTCGGGAACTGCGGGGCGCACGGGCTGCGTGTGAAGGGGGCGCGATGCACATGGGTGGGTGTGGTTGAGTGCGCGAGAGGCGTGGGATGCGGGGGGTGCTGCGGTGCGTGCGGGGTGTGGGCAAAGGGCGCGGTGCGCGTGGATTGGGACAGGGCTCACGGGGGAGTGCAGGGTGCGTGGGGTGGCAGGGCGTGCGGGGTTTAGGGCATGCCGGGGCGCCGCGGGATGCCGTGGTTCGCTCTGGACACGTGGGGGTGGTCGCGCCGTGGAACGTGCGGGAGGCGCAGGATGCATGGGGTGCCACGGTGCGCGCGGGTGGTTGGGCTGGGGCGCGGTGTGCACCAATGGGGTTGCAGGGAGTGCGGTGGGGCGCAGGGCGTGCAGGGAGAggcggagcacgctgaggtacGCTGGAGTGTGGGACACTGTGGAACGCTGTGGGGGGCTCTTGACTAGCGTGGGGtgtgggggcggggcgcgcgggggggggtggctggaggcaCATGGGGGTTGGGCGCGAGGGGCGCGTTTAGCGCGGTGGTTGGGGCATGCCTGGGCGCACCGGGGCGTGGTACGCCGCGGGACATTGGGGCGCCCGGGACGTGCAGGTGGCGTGCAGATAGGGGGCATGGGTttcgcgggggtggggcgcggggtcCCTGGGCGTGCGGGGTGCGTGGGGCTCAGTGTGCTCTGGGCCACCAGGGTCCCGGGCCGTGCCAGATGCGGCGGGTCGCGGCAGGCACGGGGGAGGGGAGTGTTGCGGGTGTGTGTGCTTCCCTGGTTAACCCCAATCTGTGCCTTCCCTCTtttaaaaagttcctaatttccctctaatagttgcctttttttttccttgttatctGTAGTGCAGCtgggcagtcgccatcttgaccggaagtctggtgtactcttttataaaagattatttcaaaGAGCCTTTTGAGGacaataaaaaaatcacttaaGTGGTCGTAATAACAGGTCTTATGATAAGAGCAATAATAGTTTTGCTGGTAATTATATAATGAGATAAACTAGATGAAAGGATAAACTGAagaagaaactttaaatgttagatattaaatgtttgattaaaaaaaaagattttttgtaGAATGGTTACACAGATTGTAACGTAAGAGTATGCAAATAATGGTATGAGAAAATTTAAACAGATGACCAgtttaaagacaaagttgattaactAAGTCTTAAAGTATGACATTAAGATGACTATTAGTCTAAAGCTTATTTCAGAATAACAAAGAATGGCCCTGACTGGTTGTAGGATGTTATGATATTCTGGTTATACATTTAAAACCTTAACTTACTGATATTAATCTAATCACAACAATAGTTATAAGGCTGTAAAGActggctttaaagttctcaaccaagttagctatgctcttctatttgtcaaccttttagtATGTAATAAAGTTATTACATCTAAGAAAAAAAGCTAAAACACTGTAACCTCaagatggttcctgtcttgttaATGCTGTTTTACTGGGTGATTATAAGTAAGATTATTGtctacattttataaaatgtgatttaatcattgtgactttgttcttaggaaaactgaggaaACTCCTCCTTTTCCAAGAAAACCTGCTTTATACAAACAacattaatatagtttgtctaaacTTCTTATATTCTGCCAGCTGTAAATATTGCtttatgttaaacttaaaaaaatgttttgattatTAAAGGTATTTGATCAGGAAATTACTTTATGTTTGtcataatgtctctaatgtatgttaaaatcaggctaaTTTAGCTCAACATTGACCGAGTTTGGCTTTTTCTCTTAAGGTATGTATAATCAGTTCTCAGTGAAGGTTTTACTTAAGTAACTGCTTCATATCTTACATTCATTGATTATAggtatattgatacttaagatgaaaggcccaagaattcagaagcccagaaatactatcacgctccaaagggagcttaagcaggcccctgcatacctcatactccaggctttactctctgttggaagcaagaatccctcttctcattatatcagagcccgctcctaatataaaactaggtaaaaagggcatgagatagccctcaaggatgggaaatgagtaataaagtgaaccacttatttggtttagtagcccgcaccataagccgtagcagcctgcctcagaccacgaaggtcataggaggctgataccacactctgctactcccacccaaggacctgcacaaatgctgaccaccaaggtcataggagactgataccacattctgctactcccacccaaggacctgcacaaatgctgaccaccaaggtcataggagactgattggtccacgaggggcttgaacaaattaaactaattggtttagaaactatggagtggcacaaactgactggctcacaccccatGGGCTcctaatgttaaaaaaatgattggtttaatgcacaggctttgttagaaaccctataaaaactgtcccattcctgcattcggggctctgcagtcctctacccctgcgtggtgtatgactgtgggccccagcgcgcttggaataaaaatcctcttgctgtttgcatcaagaccgtttctcgtgagtgatttggggtgtcaccatttccaggcagagtgtggggtcctcattctgggggtcttacaaagacatgttccctgctgtagaaaaatgatcttaaattctgctgtttttcttctattttggggggtaattggtacctacataggtatacagactagccaaagttgctttcaaacacagatgccaaattTTTatgctgtcttgtcttttcctgacatagTTTCcagatcaaatcaattgatttaaaGTTGTGGATAAGATATTGTTTCCAAGGCTGCTAACATGCtttgcctatacttataactggcAGAAcagcaaggcgtggtggcacacacctttaatcctagcactcaagaggcagaggtaggaggattgctgtgagtttaaggccaccctgagactacatagtgaattccaggtcagcctgggatagagcaagaccatacctcaaaagcgaacaacaaaacaaaacaaaacaaaacaaaacaaaaaaaacctaacaataactggcagatacttaaaagataaaatttgtatattttctatcttcaagatatagcttacactgtcacctgacaccTTAACTTAAATGCTAACcagaatgattttaaattattgtgtcattctctaaccagatctgcttttctaaccagatatgttttgacttttttcctaaatatgtttTGCAAATGAGATATCTACATCTCTCTGAATGATTACTAACCACATATAAAAGCCAAAGTTAATTGAAAACATCTgggttaaaaggataaccaatagtTTGGCTCCTGCTTGAGGTCAGAAGACTACAGGAGATGATGATACACTTGcaaacttctagcctctggtaagttgtcttcttgatcagagaggacaCAGAGGCCTGGaaatgagctccaagccaatgtaTCTATAAAAGGAATTatattggaggaaaatcagtcctccaggcttcccaaaagagggagggccacttggtacACATGGCTTTGACTTATCCTAAcaaatgacaatgctgagagtcatagaaatCCTCATAGGTCCCTAGAAGTCTCTCCTGCGGAGCCATGAATGACTTCTAAAATGGAATACAAAGTTAATTTTTGCTGCCTATGGTCATAAACACCCAGTAAGAGAATATAATTATAAGATATTACAATATAAACCAATATTCAGACAAATAGACTGCCCTGCCTGATGCTGGCTAAGCTATTAACTCTGCCTAGATTATTATTACCCTGATTATtcagccactgtttgcctttAAATCAAAGATCAAAAATTTGTCCTCACTGATTATATGATAGCAACTGGTTAGTAttagtccaatctctccttgaATTGTCTTATTAAAAGGAGGTATATTACTAAGAACAGATCTCAGAGCCAAGCCCTAAAGTACATTTGGAGCAAATCTAGAGCCTACCCTTAAGACATAAAAACAGTTTAGAGTTCTAGATGCTTATTCTGCTGATGTTGGTGGTGCTGGTTATTTGATGGCATGTGTTTGCTTAACTTTAGAGAAATAAACCAGATTCTCTTGCCACTGATGCCTCCTTTAAATTTGCATCACAAAGGGACCCATACACTCTTGGAAAACTGGGCCCATACCCGTCAGCCAAGAGATATAAACTCATCACACCAGAGTCAAAAAGACAATGTCCTCAGCCAATTGTAACAATTAACAAGTCGCCAGGGATGTAGAGGGTCCTGTCAAAGTCAAACTCTGGAGGACATCTGCTCCAGTCACAATCCTAAAAGCTGACTGGTCGACACATGATACAGCCTGAAAAATTCAACatgagataaaaataataaaaataacaaaaataatcagaCACATGGGTAGAATCCTTACTCTTTCACTTGCTGGATCAGTGAGCTCATTTGATAACCTCATGGGATTCATAGAGAAACATTGGTTCCAAAGGACTTTTATGTCTTTTACCCCTGAACAGATATAGTTCTTTACTAATGCCTTTTATTACACCTTTCTCCTTCCAAAGGAGTATCTATTTCTTTTAGAGTAATGTGGTATGATCCCCTTCCTCTAACTGCAGGAATGTCATGCACTCTCCTCCTCACAATAGGATTAGTCAcagtcaccactcctggctaatcTTACACAGAGAAGGCCTTCCTGGCTCTCTTTacttggctttattttattataataattcttttgtgttGTCATCCATATTTTCAAAGACAGCAATCATGAACCAGTTCTTGCTGCTGATaattaaatacaagatttaatggTAACTGTGTAAGTCTAACCAATGATGACTGACACATGTTTGGCCCTCAAGGTCATGTTTACCTAAGACTCTGGAGGTCTTACAGCTGATGTACCCCAGACCTGAGGTGTGACCCTTATGCGAGCAACATGGGGGCACTGGCTAGCTCCTTTAATGGGGCCTATTGTAATAATTATACAGGGACTTATGTTAAAACCCTATgttctagggactggagagatggcttagcagttaagtatttgcccacaaagccaaaggtcccaggttcaattccaaaggacccacgtaagcaagatgcacaaggggcacatgtgtctggagttcatttgcagtgg carries:
- the LOC101604111 gene encoding vegetative cell wall protein gp1-like, with protein sequence MCLQPPPPARPAPTPHASQEPPTAFHSVPHSSVPQRAPPLPARPAPHRTPCNPIGAHRAPAQPPARTVAPHASCASRTFHGATTPTCPERTTASRGAPACPKPRTPCHPTHPALPREPCPNPRAPRPLPTPRTHRSTPRIPRLSRTQPHPPMCIAPPSHAARAPRSSRAPPGRPQHPASQCATRCPVASHTPA